GTGGTGTTTATTGTCCTGGTGGCTGGATCCCTCAGTTTGGTGACCATTATCGGGAACATCCTAGTCATGGTTTCCATTAAAGTCAACCGCCACCTCCAGACTGTCAACAATTACTTTTTGTTCAGCTTGGCCTGTGCTGACCTTATCATAGGTGTTTTCTCCATGAACTTGTACACCCTCTACACTGTGATTGGTTACTGGCCTTTGGGACCTGTTGTGTGTGACCTTTGGCTAGCCCTGGACTATGTGGTCAGCAATGCCTCGGTTATGAATCTGCTCATCATCAGCTTTGACAGGTACTTCTGTGTCACAAAACCTCTGACCTACCCAGTCAAGCGGACCACAAAAATGGCAGGTATGATGATTGCAGCTGCCTGGGTCCTCTCTTTCATCCTCTGGGCTCCAGCCATTCTCTTCTGGCAGTTCATTGTAGGGGTGAGAACTGTGGAGGATGGGGAGTGCTACATTCAGTTTTTTTCCAATGCTGCTGTCACCTTTGGTACGGCCATTGCAGCCTTCTATTTGCCAGTGATCATCATGACTGTGCTGTACTGGCACATATCCCGAGCCAGCAAGAGCAGGATAAAGAAGGACAAGAAGGAGCCTGTTGCCAACCAAGACCCCGTTTCTCCAAGTCTGGTACAAGGAAGGATAGTGAAGCCAAACAATAACAACATGCCCAGCAGTGACGATGGCCTGGAGCACAACAAAATCCAGAATGGCAAAGCCCCCAGAGATCCTGTGACTGAAAACTGTGTtcagggagaagagaaggagagctCCAATGACTCCACCTCAGTCAGTGCTGTTGCCTCTAATATGAGAGATGACGAAATAACCCAGGATGAAAACACAGTCTCCACTTCCCTGGGCCATTCCAAAGATGAGAATTCTAAGCAAACATGCATCAGAATTGGCACCAAGACCCCCAAAATTGACTCATGTACCCCAACTAATACCACCGTGGAGGTAGTGGGGTCTTCAGGTCAGAATGGAGATGAAAAGCAGAATATTGTAGCCCGCAAGATTGTGAAGATGACTAAGCAGCCTGCAAAAAAGAAGCCTCCTCCTTCCCGGGAAAAGAAAGTCACCAGGACAATCTTGGCTATTCTGTTGGCTTTCATCATCACTTGGGCCCCATACAATGTCATGGTGCTCATTAACACCTTTTGTGCACCTTGCATCCCCAACACTGTGTGGACAATTGGTTACTGGCTTTGTTACATCAACAGCACTATCAACCCTGCCTGCTATGCACTTTGTAATGCCACCTTCAAGAAGACCTTTAAACACCTTCTCATGTGTCATTATAAGAACATAGGCGCTACAAGGTAAAACATCTTTGAAAAAGATAGAAGGTGGGCAAGGGGAGCTTGAGAAGAATAAAAGGGATAAATGAGCTCCTAGTTTTAAAATCTCTGCCATTGCACTTTATAGTCTGATTACAAAACGTGCAATTCAGGAGCCCAGCAGTGACACACTTATCACGCCTAGGCTCCAGTTTTCAAAAATTGCACCTTATAAACTGTCAGTATTAGGAGCAATGAGACAATGAAAGAAACATGTTGGGATTGTGGATTTAAGAAACGATATACTCTTTCTCACACTCTCTTGAAGAAGGGCTTCTGAATCTACAATTTTATCAGTCTCTGCACAAGAGGAATAACCTTGTTCcttttttgttacttttgttgttgttgttctcatgTGTCCTTAAGAGAAGGAAATGCCACAGTTACAAGGTAAACATGGAGACTTAAACATAAAGAAATAGGCACTATACAATGGGGAcgtaaagaaagaaaatcaaagaaggATGCAGAAATGGTCTCTAGAGTGTTaagcatattttattcttttgttacgGTCCTATTTAAAGGATTGCAAtgtaataaatgcttattttttgcctttctttttcccaccatgaagagaaagcaaacaaacaaaaaccccaactAGGTCACaccatttttcttcttgttatGCCACTATTTTGTACATCCCTGTTCTATATTGTTTATAGGCAAAACCTACAGGACTTTCACTAAATCTAGCCAGAGACAGCCATGAAAATAGACGTTTCACCCCTCCTCACTGTGTCCTTTGCATTAGTTGGGGATATCAAGGCCTATAAGGATTTAGTGCGTTTATGATCCTATATGCGAAATGTTTAAACCAATCTGATTTTCTCCTAAATAGCCTTTAATTTCAACAGAATATCCTACCTAAAACATAAACCTGTTTAAGAAACCAACGTCATTGTAAAGTTGAGGTTTCATCAAATTAAATAATGGATGATCTAGTTGGACCAAGTTTATTAAAATCAGGtgaattttaagattaaaaaatagaagtttaGGACATTCTATTTCAACCTGAATTTGCCTGACCCATGTATGAAATGTTAACTTATAGAAaatgaactcctgactttgtcagcagaaaggaatgctgttttatttatttggaatcCTAAACAGGATTAACATACTCACATAGCACCAGTGATTTCTGGGCCAGTCCCTAGAGAATAGGACCTTCTATCCAATGCCTGCTAAAGGATGATATTCAAATTATAACCAAGTGAAGTTGTCTGCAATTATCTATGACCCCGTGAAAGGggaaaaatggtattttaaaagctATTACTGAAACAATGACATATTCCATATTCCTCAAATTGTCAATTCTCCCTAACATTATTTAACTTCAAAATTCTCTTATCAATAGAATTATAGTAATCTTTGTGACAGAAATGTAGTGGCTAACTAAATAGAGGCCAAACGAGCTCACAGAATCTGACAGAAGGATGTAGGTGGCTGTTGCCATGCCACATCTCACCATCTAATTCCAGACCATAATAATCATGTCAGGAACTATTATCTAAGTGGTGGCATTATATAGAATCTTGCCACATAGAGATTTTTTATTTGGTCGTCTAAATAAATATAGGATTAGGATTATACGGATTCACACACAGCTAgttatttttatcctttatatttttcttacacTATTTGCTGTAGTTTTCCAATGAGATTTTCTAAAAATGGCTCAATCAATGGCAATCAAATTATAAATGCATTTGCAAATTTcatattttggatttcagatttatGATATCTTGTCCAGTAATAATAATGTTAGTTACATGGTAAATTTGTCAATATTAGACCCCAGCACTTAAAAGAGTTATTTTGTATGATTAGCCTCATAGATGCCACCTCAACATTTTGGAGagttaaggaggaaaaaaagcatgaggaaaaaaaaaccaaaaaacttatAACTTAGTAAGAAGCAAATTGCCAGCAGTATTTATATTTGACTTATCCTTCGTAAAAACAATTTCCTGTTTAAATAACTTCAGTCATTACCCCCAAACTAATCTTCCATATTTAAAGCATTCATTTATAGAGATTCCCTTACCTACAGTTACTTCAACATgcacttttacattttaaattcatatttattttcatattgtttattcAAATGAAGGAATCAGTTGAATGGAAATAACATCAAGCCAGTGGGCTCCTCGAGTTTCTGAAAACCAGAGAATTGACTAGCCAAgtatttccctttttaatttattgtattattatgaTGTAGGTTTGGCTTCAGTTGGGAAGAACCCTTTGGCATCCAGAATTCAGGATTCggggtctttttttgtttgctctAACAATCCAATGCACCATGAATCAAGCTTTTAGTCTCTGCTGCCATTGtatccttccttttcctccctctgtTACTGATCCTTGCCACAGCCACCGCAACCTCATTGAAAGAGAAACTGTCACgttaaagaaagaaattgaagatagaCTGACACCATGGAAACTTTGTCAAACAGATCAGAAAAATGGAAGGAATGCTGAAAATGATAGATGATTGGAGAGACATGGAGATTATATTCAAGGATTTTTATTAACCACTGCTGGATTTGTCTATTTCAGTGGCTCTGAAACAGAGACAATTCCCCTCTCCCCAAAAGGGGACACTTAGCAATGTgtaaagacatttttggttgccacACTGGGAGGAATGCTATTGGTATCTAGTGCATAGAGGCTGGGAATGCTGCTAAATAGCCTATAATGCTCAGGACATTTTCCCCCAACTCctttaaacaaatattatttggctcaaaatgtcaatagtgccaaggttgagaaattcTTGTCTACTTTAAGGGATTTCTAAAGCTTGCCTCTTATTAGTGGGAAAATAATTCTGCATTATTTTTAGAATATCAATGCAAATTGCTCACCTGTTAGAAAAAGGTAATACTCACCAATCATGTATCAGAAACACTTTTCTCCTGAGTCTGGTGTATGTGTCAGTCACAGATTGGGAACTCAGGCCACATCTACATATCAAAAATCACCAGACTATGCATATCGCACATCTTTTTTCCAGCATCTTAATGTTCAATTATGATTGCCACAAATCTAGTCAGTTGAGGTTGCAGCAGTTGGCCATCAAAATATTTGCAGTTGATATGATCAGTTTCTACTGGAGCTGcaatttttcctttcaaaaaatattaagagCCTCTTTCAGAAACAATGTCATTTATCTTCTTTGCATTTACTGGAAAGGTGAATCTGTAAggtctttgttttttctctcctcaTAGCAATAATGTAGCTATCCCAGAGtggtcttataagaagaggagattaagaATATGGAAAAAGTCTGTTCATTTCTTCGAAACAAGAAATGATTTTCCTTTTACCAGTTCATCATTAATTTAATGCCAGCTCCCAAGTATTAGGGCAGAGTAACCAATATGAGAAGCCACAAGGGGTAAGCTTTCTGATTTGAAATGTACAAGCTGGATGTCCAACATACTCCTGCtctttgttcatttgcttttttgATCCTGAAGATCTGACGTTGGGAGAGATGGGAATTCAAAATGATGGCAACAATTACTCAGCAATgaagtctgtttttattttctcctacttAGTTCATTGATAGTTTCCTCCTCGCCCCAGTTTCATAATATCCCTTTCAACAACCATAGTACCGGTGTTGCAAATAGTTTAGGAAAGCACCCAAAGCTGGATGAAATTGTGCAAAGTGTATTCTCAGCATGTATATTCAATACCATGCCTCTTAAAAATGCTTCTCTTAAAGAGTGCACGCTGTAGCATGAAATGTGTGCATATTTAATGTATCTTCCTGGAATATGCTAtgtgctaaatatatatatatatatatattctataaataaaataataaaatgtacaatagaaatacatatttctgtatgcaaataaatatattatacacaAACTCTTAATATGCAATATGGTATATGTTGCTTCTGAATAACAAAGTTGATTTTATATGcccaattttcaaagaaaatattattttcatttgaagGAAGAGATTTAAGAACAGCCAAAATCCCATATTAAGATTAAACCGTTTTATGATCTTTAAGAGCAGGGCAGATTTTAAATATCTCTTACaggaataaattaataattttttctggTATCACTCCCTGTGACAACAATGCTTTATTCGCCTGTGCCCCTGACATGCCTCTTCTGACTAGAATCTTCCCAGCTGGTACTGTTCCAACAGCTGTGTTGATCTAGTGTCTGATTACTTGATGAGGTTGCAACCAACCCTTTCTCATACAGTTTCACTCTCTTCCAAATTAACTGATTTtagtggaataaaaaataatcatactGGGAGAAAAGGATGACCTTCAGAATGCTTTTCACTCTGACAATCAAGGTAAAATTTGTATAAGCACCATATTTTAATAAATCACTCTTTTCAATTTCGGTCCAATACAACATCCCATACATTAAATTCCAGAAATGTTTAATGAGGTATAGCATAATATTGGAAGTTTCCCCATGAAATTttaagtgggattttttttttctaagtggcCTATATTTTCTCAATAGCAatcctcttcctttccttgtttGCCTCTCGACTACCCACATTTCCAAGAACATTTGCGTTGATCCATTAACACAAATCTGTAGTTAGCTAATACAGTTATAATATTAGTTGGCACTGTACGTGCAATTCCAGgagatgtttacattttaatataaaaagtgtAAATATGAACATTTAAAGGATTACTATTACACCTTTTAGAGACCAAGTCAGGCAGTTGTagtcattttttaattaatttgagtTCTCTTCAAATTTTAAGGCATAATTCTATGTCTATTTACTTTCTAAATTTTACCTATGACAATTCACACTGTGAATTGATGTGTTTGTCTATACCAAAGtcatttctagaaaaagaaaaatatttgagtttTCTATCAATTCCTATTAGTTTTATATTGTTCCAGTGAAgtgttctcatttcatttttgagaACTGAATTGAATTCTGTATCGATGAAATGCCAAATGCTATTCCTGACTAGATGATTGCAAATATTGAAACAGCAAAAACATCATTAAGGAAGAATTTTCCACCTCATAACatgtttccaatattttctcTCTTGAGAAGCTTTTAGTGCCATGCTCTTACACCAGGGATTAAAACTAACCATAATGATAAATTTACTTGAATCACCATTAGAATAATGtcttaatttgttttctgttgatataacagaatacttgagactgggcaaattataaggaaaagaggtttatttggctcatggttctggaggctggaaagttcaaaATAGGGCTGCTGCACCTGGTTAGGGCCTCATGCTGCACTGTAACATGGTGGATGCAATTACATGGTGGAAGCCTGTGCAAAAGAGGCAAAATACAAGGGACAATCTCACTTTATAATGACCTACTTTTATGGTAACTAACCTAGACCTGCAAGAATGCACTCTCTCTAGCAAAAGGGCATTAATTCCCTCAGAAAGGGGCACCCCTGATGACACAAAtatctcttaaaggtcccaccacctctcaacactgttacaCTTGGGACCAAGTCTCAATATGAGTTTTGGTGGAGAGAAACCATACTCAAGCCATAGCACATATCAAGGTTTAAAGACAAATGCAATAGATGCTTGACTTCTGTCTGTGATATCTccactaaaatatatattttaagtatatatttttctatcatcACCTACATCATGTATTTTTCCAGAGACTGCATTTAAacacattctttttcctttcatatgAGTATTAAGAAAGAATCATTCTGCTATAATATTGTTTAGAATTACCGGcaagtaaaaaatatttgcatttaagaAGTAATCCATCAACCTCTTCCTCCttaacacacacatactcacacaaaGAAACATACACAACCATAAATACTCAGGTACAGAAACACACATATGcccatacaaatacacacacatacatgcatacaaacacacacaggtCTCATCCTATCTTGACAGTGCCCAGAGGCATAACCTTTCTACTACTTCCAAAAGCATTTGGAATATTACTAGAGGCCATTGAACTCTAGAGTTCAGCTGAGTGGTGTTTAAGAAAAAATTCTATTTGCTCCTCTTTGCTCAATGGTCAGTTCCCTGCACAGTTTTCTAAATCTGTTAGAATCATATGAGTGAGTTTTAGCTCTCTGTCTGCCACCAACAGCCTTCCAGTTGTCTGCAGGCCATCTCTTCATCACATACCAGTGATTACATGGGGTCATGGTGAGAAAACATGTTTATATCAGAGAAATACATCATAACACATACAAAACATATCTACAAATTCATATCTTCACAATGGGTGTCCTCAAGCACTATGCTACTACTATATAAGATGGTGCTTTAAATGTCAGCATAACAATCTAGAGTGCTGAGGAGAGGAAACAGTGATAACTTCTCTGCACATTTCTTCCAAAAATCcctctcagacttttttttttttagccatatAGCTCTTTGTACTTATGGAATGTATAGAAATTTAGAAATGAAGCTTACTGTTAATATGCAACAGATGAGCAAATGGTCAAAATGTCTTGTGTTCTGAGTTAATAAACAGGAAAGCCATGTATGCATCTTCCATCTTGAGGAAAAGTAAGATTAAcaatctgattatttttattttcttggtatctcacttttaaaaattattaataaagaaGTAAATCAAAGTAATTTAAACATCAAATATTAAGTGGTTGAAcaatataatttccttttttctcagtCCTACTGGATAACTTAACCTGCATGGAAAATGTAACCTGAACAAGTTTGtatttaagcagaaaaaaatccataaggAATAAAATTTAGAATGAAACAGGAACGATAAAATATGAAGTcccagtgagaaaagaaaacaaattatcccTCAACTCTCTCAAATGAATAATAAAAGTTTAACAGAATTTCTTTTACtaaaccattattattatttattattttggaaaaataaatttttgtaatgttttcttatgtccatttattatgtttttttcttatgtctagttatttcatctctttttagtttttttatcttttaaaatgttttaaaggtaatttttataaatgttttgaaAGGCAAACACAAAAATTGCTATTTTTCTGAGGATTGCTTTTGTGTTGTAGTTGACACTGCTATCTCAGAAAGcaaaaccaattttttaaaaaaatacagtcatgcatatTTTAACAACAGGGATGCGTTCTGAGAAATGTttaggcaattttgttgttgtgtgagTATCCTAAGGTATACATACACAAatctatatggtatagcctacg
This window of the Pongo abelii isolate AG06213 chromosome 6, NHGRI_mPonAbe1-v2.0_pri, whole genome shotgun sequence genome carries:
- the CHRM2 gene encoding muscarinic acetylcholine receptor M2, translating into MNNSTNSSNNSLALTSPYKTFEVVFIVLVAGSLSLVTIIGNILVMVSIKVNRHLQTVNNYFLFSLACADLIIGVFSMNLYTLYTVIGYWPLGPVVCDLWLALDYVVSNASVMNLLIISFDRYFCVTKPLTYPVKRTTKMAGMMIAAAWVLSFILWAPAILFWQFIVGVRTVEDGECYIQFFSNAAVTFGTAIAAFYLPVIIMTVLYWHISRASKSRIKKDKKEPVANQDPVSPSLVQGRIVKPNNNNMPSSDDGLEHNKIQNGKAPRDPVTENCVQGEEKESSNDSTSVSAVASNMRDDEITQDENTVSTSLGHSKDENSKQTCIRIGTKTPKIDSCTPTNTTVEVVGSSGQNGDEKQNIVARKIVKMTKQPAKKKPPPSREKKVTRTILAILLAFIITWAPYNVMVLINTFCAPCIPNTVWTIGYWLCYINSTINPACYALCNATFKKTFKHLLMCHYKNIGATSYSEKTKLLQYDVK